In Daucus carota subsp. sativus chromosome 4, DH1 v3.0, whole genome shotgun sequence, one DNA window encodes the following:
- the LOC108216368 gene encoding heat shock factor-binding protein, translating into MDGSDADDTKQSTADMTVFVQNLLQQMQSRFQTMSDSIISKIDEMGTRIDELEQSINDLKAEMGQEGTPSPSAAKAKEEPKTADDSA; encoded by the exons ATG GATGGAAGTGATGCAGATGATACGAAGCAGAGCACTGCTGATATGACTGTATTT GTGCAAAATCTTCTCCAGCAGATG CAAAGCAGGTTCCAGACAATGTCGGACTCCATTATTTCGAAGA TCGATGAGATGGGCACCCGGATAGATGAATTAGAGCAGAGCATCAATGATCTAAAAGCTGAAATGGGACAGGAAGGAACTCCATCACCCTCCGCTGCGAAAGCAAAAGAAGAACCCAAGACGGCTGATGATTCTGCTTAG
- the LOC108218961 gene encoding phosphatidylinositol 4-phosphate 5-kinase 7, protein MSTSERTSEYIFRNGDVYLGNFKGVLPHGSGKYTWFDGTVYEGDWEEGKMTGKGKISWNSGAAYVGEFSGGYLHGFGTLTNPNGSVYRGSWRLNIQYGFGKKQYQNLDYYEGLWKEGVHEGSGSYVWSNGNMYIGSWKSGKICGRGVIKWSDGDLFDGFWLNGLRHGSGYYRFADGSYYFGTWTKGLKDGRGTYYPTGSKSPDIKNWCSFNIHKVDREGVLSRSLSVGLEESKVIKPSFKRSLSERISFTKYVRGSGRISSKSISLDEDWSLNNTTIDFATCDMSCMLSHSSGEGRKCTQDNDVVAYEREYMQGILIKERIMNKAGPSGKSRKRCKGKEATKKSCLNISKGNRSYFLMLNLQLGIRYTVGKITPVPLREVRVSDFGESARIKMYFPRKGSQFTPPHKSSDFYWMDYCPMVFRNLRDMFKLDAAEYMISICGDNGLREHSSSGKSGSIFYVSHDDKFVIKTLKRSELEVLLKMLPNYYDYVKEHDNTLITKFFGVHRIKWKCGKKVRFVVMGNMLRTELRIHHRYDLKGSCQGRVTNKDHIAANTTLKDRDLQYEFYMDRLLRESLFKQIYLDCMFLESQQIIDYSLLLGLHFRAPKHLKPLQESQDLLQGPENTSAGSGKASPGDLYVPPKGLLLVTHEPNIVNTTPGSHIRGNTLRAFSLGDREVDLLLPDTGRLRVQLGVNMPARASCKLLRDNIDSAEVELFEVYDVILFLGIIDILQEYNIKKKAEHAYKSIQFDSTSISVVEPKFYSRRLINFLESVILVENEEVVIVENEEV, encoded by the exons ATGAGTACAAGTGAAAG GACTAGCGAGTACATCTTTAGAAATGGTGATGTCTATTTAGGTAATTTTAAAGGTGTGCTGCCACATGGCAGTGGTAAATATACTTGGTTTGATGGAACAGTTTATGAGGGGGATTGGGAAGAAGGAAAAATGACTGGGAAAGGAAAGATTTCGTGGAATTCGGGAGCAGCTTATGTGGGTGAGTTTTCAGGTGGTTACCTTCATGGTTTTGGTACCCTCACTAATCCAAACGGATCTGTATATAGAGGTTCGTGGAGGTTGAACATTCAGTATGGATTTGGAAAGAAACAATATCAGAATTTAGATTACTATGAAGGTTTATGGAAAGAGGGAGTGCATGAAGGCAGTGGTAGTTATGTTTGGTCTAACGGTAACATGTACATTGGATCATGGAAATCTGGGAAAATTTGTGGTAGAGGTGTTATTAAATGGTCGGATGGTGATCTTTTTGATGGTTTCTGGCTGAATGGTTTAAGGCATGGGTCAGGATATTACAGGTTTGCTGATGGAAGTTATTATTTTGGGACATGGACCAAAGGCCTTAAGGATGGACGCGGAACATACTATCCTACTGGGAGCAAGAGTCCAGATATAAAGAATTGGTGTAGCTTTAACATACATAAGGTTGATAGGGAGGGGGTTTTGTCTCGTAGTTTGTCAGTGGGTCTAGAGGAGAGCAAAGTTATTAAACCTAGTTTTAAGCGTAGTTTATCCGAGAGGATCTCCTTCACTAAATATGTCAGAGGTTCTGGTCGTATATCCAGTAAGAGTATATCTTTGGATGAAGACTGGAGTCTTAACAATACTACTATAGATTTTGCAACTTGTGATATGTCCTGCATGCTATCTCACTCATCTGGTGAAGGTCGTAAATGTACGCAGGACAATGATGTTGTAGCTTATGAAAGAGAATATATGCAAGGAATTCTGATCAAAGAAAGGATAATGAATAAAGCAGGACCCTCTGGAAAAAGTAGAAAGCGGTGTAAAGGAAAGGAAGCAACAAAGAAGTCATGTCTGAATATATCTAAAGGCAATCGAAGCTACTTCTTGATGCTCAACTTGCAACTTGGCATCCG GTATACAGTGGGAAAGATTACACCAGTCCCTCTGCGTGAAGTCCGAGTATCTGATTTTGGAGAAAGTGCTAGGATAAAAATGTACTTCCCTAGAAAGGGTTCTCAATTTACTCCGCCACATAAATCTTCTGACTTCTATTGGATGGATTACTGTCCTATGGTATTCAG GAATTTGAGGGATATGTTCAAGCTAGATGCTGCTGAGTACATGATATCTATTTGTGGCGATAATGGTCTGAGAGAACACTCTTCTTCTGGAAAAAGTGGCAGCATCTTCTATGTTTCTCATGATGATAAATTTGTCATCAAAACATTAAAGAGATCTGAACTAGAG GTTTTGCTAAAGATGCTTCCGAATTACTATGATTATGTAAAAGAGCATGACAACACCCTTATAACTAAGTTTTTTGGAGTACACAGGATAAAATGGAAATGTGGGAAGAAG GTACGCTTTGTTGTCATGGGGAACATGTTGCGAACTGAGTTGCGAATTCATCATCGTTATGATTTGAAGGGTTCATGTCAAGGAAGAGTCACAAATAAAGATCACATAGCTGCAAATACCACATTAAAGGACCGGGATCTACAATATGAGTTCTACATGGACAGATTGTTGCGTGAGTCACTTTTCAA ACAAATCTATCTTGATTGCATGTTCCTAGAGTCTCAACAGATAATTGATTACAGTCTTCTGCTGGGACTACATTTTCGAGCTCCTAAGCATTTGAAACCCCTCCAAGAATCACAAGACTTGTTACAAGGGCCTGAGAATACTTCTGCTGGTAGCG GAAAAGCCTCACCAGGTGATCTATATGTTCCTCCTAAAGGTCTTCTGCTGGTGACACATGAACCCAACATAGTCAATACAACACCAGGTTCTCACATAAGAGGAAATACTCTGAGGGCATTTTCTTTGGGTGATAGAGAAGTAGATCTTCTTCTGCCTGATACTGGAAG GTTACGGGTGCAACTAGGCGTAAACATGCCAGCTCGGGCAAGTTGCAAGCTCCTGCGAGATAACATTGATTCAGCTGAAGTCGAACTATTTGAAGTTTATGACGTTATCCTCTTTCTTGGTATTATTGATATATTGCAGGAATATAACATAAAGAAAAAAGCTGAGCATGCATACAAGTCAATTCAGTTCGACTCAACATCAATTTCCGTTGTTGAGCCCAAATTTTATTCAAGACGATTAATAAACTTTTTGGAGAGCGTCATTCTTGTTGAAAATGAAGAGGTGGTTATTGTTGAAAATGAAGAG GTTTAA